Proteins found in one Meiothermus sp. Pnk-1 genomic segment:
- the murA gene encoding UDP-N-acetylglucosamine 1-carboxyvinyltransferase gives MERALVVQGGIPLRGELRVNPAKNSALKIMVASLLTPEPVTLIEVPRLRDVDVMLELLSHLGTRYAWEGHTLHLHTPEIKNTEAPRELVDKMRASFIVMGALLGRVGEAIVPMPGGCQFGPRPVDQHLKALSRLGAEIREENGFFHARQTRRPSGRVVFDMPTLGGTEQALLAAALGGEATLVNVAQEPEIEDLCRFLQMLGVEVQGTGSSILRVRGKELLGGGSYSIIPDRIEAGTFLLMAAATRGGVTLTHVNPQHMDALLDKLAQSGHHLEVGLDWVKLEATATPSPLSVEAREYPGFATDLQPLMAAYLATVPGTSTVADRVYPDRFGYVGELARMGADASRKEGVLLVSGKALMGANVKAADIRAGGALILAALAAEGESKIEGMQYVERGYERLPARLQALGARVSFGQPALALAAD, from the coding sequence ATGGAACGTGCGCTGGTTGTACAAGGTGGAATCCCGCTACGGGGCGAACTCCGGGTCAACCCGGCGAAGAACTCAGCCCTCAAAATCATGGTGGCGAGCCTGCTCACCCCGGAGCCCGTCACCCTCATCGAGGTTCCGCGCCTGCGCGACGTAGACGTGATGCTCGAGCTTTTGTCCCACCTCGGCACCCGCTATGCCTGGGAGGGCCATACCCTGCACCTGCACACCCCGGAGATCAAAAACACCGAGGCTCCCCGCGAGCTAGTGGACAAAATGCGGGCCAGCTTTATCGTGATGGGCGCCCTGCTAGGCCGGGTGGGCGAGGCCATCGTGCCAATGCCCGGCGGCTGTCAGTTCGGCCCCCGCCCGGTGGATCAACACCTCAAGGCCCTGAGTCGGCTGGGGGCTGAGATCCGGGAAGAAAACGGCTTCTTCCACGCCCGGCAGACCCGTAGACCCTCGGGCCGGGTGGTTTTCGACATGCCTACCCTGGGGGGCACGGAACAAGCGCTTTTGGCCGCAGCCCTAGGCGGGGAAGCCACCTTGGTCAACGTGGCCCAAGAACCCGAGATCGAAGACCTGTGCCGCTTTTTGCAGATGCTGGGGGTGGAGGTCCAAGGCACCGGCAGCAGCATCCTGCGGGTGCGAGGGAAGGAGCTGCTGGGCGGGGGCAGCTACAGCATCATCCCCGACCGCATCGAGGCGGGAACCTTCCTGTTGATGGCTGCGGCCACCCGAGGGGGGGTCACCCTCACCCACGTCAACCCTCAACACATGGATGCCCTGCTGGACAAGCTGGCTCAATCCGGCCATCACCTCGAGGTGGGTCTCGACTGGGTGAAGCTCGAGGCCACCGCTACCCCCTCCCCCCTCAGCGTAGAGGCGCGGGAGTACCCTGGCTTCGCCACCGATCTACAACCGCTGATGGCCGCTTACTTGGCCACCGTGCCAGGTACCTCCACCGTAGCCGACCGGGTCTACCCCGACCGCTTTGGCTACGTGGGCGAGCTGGCCCGTATGGGGGCCGACGCCAGCCGTAAGGAAGGGGTGCTGCTGGTGAGCGGCAAGGCCCTGATGGGGGCCAACGTCAAGGCTGCCGATATCCGCGCCGGTGGGGCGTTGATCCTGGCCGCCCTGGCCGCCGAGGGCGAGAGCAAGATCGAGGGCATGCAATACGTGGAGCGTGGCTATGAGCGGCTGCCTGCCCGCCTGCAAGCCCTGGGGGCCAGGGTGAGCTTCGGGCAACCCGCCCTGGCCCTGGCTGCGGACTGA
- a CDS encoding transcriptional regulator, translating to MPKKEKKRLQVVISDDQDALLTKAAYELSSPERLVSKSEVVRLAIQKIAQELDAGKADLEELRRTLEAEVLEEE from the coding sequence ATGCCCAAAAAGGAGAAAAAACGCCTGCAAGTGGTAATCAGCGATGACCAGGACGCCCTCCTGACCAAGGCGGCCTATGAGCTCTCCAGCCCCGAACGCCTGGTCTCGAAATCCGAGGTGGTGCGGCTGGCGATCCAGAAAATCGCTCAGGAGCTCGATGCGGGCAAAGCCGACCTGGAAGAGCTGCGCAGGACGCTCGAGGCTGAAGTGCTCGAGGAGGAATGA
- the prfB gene encoding peptide chain release factor 2 (programmed frameshift), with protein MDLPTLQHRLDALRGYLDISGKESRLRELEVKLNDPHLWDNPTEARAISQEATRLRKAVENYRRLESDLQGLLELWPELSAEERAQMQPDLDRAGRELEDLYHETLLSFPYAENAAIVTIKPGAGGTEACDWAQMLYRMYTRFAERHGFKVEVVDVEPGAEAGIDLAQFIVRGEYAYGLLSVEAGVHRLVRPSPFNAQGKRQTSFAALEVMPEVDESVEVEINPEDLRIDVMRSQGKGGQGVNTTDSAVRVVHLPTGIMVKCQITRSQQKNKELAMNILRSKLFEIEWKKKQEELARLKGESRPNEWGSQIRSYVLDKQYVKDHRTGEMRHDPENVLDGDLENLVWAGLEWKAGRRETVAAGDED; from the exons ATGGATCTGCCAACCCTTCAGCACCGACTCGACGCCCTCCGGGGGTATCTT GACATCTCCGGCAAAGAATCCCGCCTGAGAGAGCTGGAAGTAAAGCTCAACGACCCTCATCTTTGGGATAACCCTACCGAGGCGAGAGCGATCAGCCAGGAAGCTACCCGGCTGCGCAAGGCGGTGGAAAACTACCGCAGGCTCGAGTCCGACCTGCAGGGTTTGCTCGAGCTATGGCCGGAGCTAAGCGCGGAGGAGCGCGCGCAGATGCAGCCCGATCTGGACCGGGCGGGCCGCGAACTGGAGGACCTCTACCACGAAACCCTGCTCTCCTTTCCCTACGCCGAGAACGCCGCTATCGTAACCATCAAGCCCGGCGCGGGTGGGACCGAGGCCTGCGACTGGGCGCAGATGCTCTACCGGATGTACACCCGCTTCGCCGAGCGGCACGGCTTCAAGGTAGAGGTCGTGGACGTAGAGCCGGGGGCCGAGGCGGGCATTGACCTGGCCCAGTTCATCGTGCGGGGCGAGTACGCCTACGGGCTGCTCTCGGTGGAGGCCGGGGTGCACCGGCTGGTGCGCCCATCGCCGTTCAACGCCCAGGGCAAGCGGCAGACCAGCTTCGCCGCGCTCGAGGTGATGCCGGAGGTAGACGAGTCGGTGGAGGTAGAGATCAACCCCGAGGACCTGCGCATCGACGTGATGCGCTCGCAGGGCAAGGGCGGGCAGGGGGTCAACACCACCGACAGCGCGGTGCGGGTGGTGCACTTGCCCACCGGGATCATGGTCAAGTGCCAGATCACCCGCAGCCAGCAGAAGAACAAAGAGCTCGCCATGAACATCCTGCGCTCCAAGCTCTTCGAGATCGAGTGGAAGAAAAAGCAGGAGGAGCTGGCCCGGCTCAAGGGCGAGTCGCGCCCCAACGAGTGGGGCAGCCAGATACGGAGCTACGTGCTCGACAAGCAGTACGTCAAGGATCACCGCACCGGCGAGATGCGCCACGATCCCGAGAACGTGCTGGATGGCGACCTGGAGAATTTGGTGTGGGCCGGGCTGGAGTGGAAAGCCGGGCGGCGGGAGACGGTGGCGGCGGGAGACGAGGATTGA